A stretch of the Coprobacillus cateniformis genome encodes the following:
- a CDS encoding DUF4834 family protein: MGYSFIYLFCVLVLLMLALRFFLPFFIYLFPILIIFWIIKAIFRSRKRTHQSKEDQAYYEQHSSYQNQQTTYQNHQSSDPDIIDVDYKVVDEEDNTQ, from the coding sequence ATGGGATATAGTTTTATATATTTATTTTGTGTACTGGTTTTATTGATGTTAGCATTAAGATTCTTTTTACCATTTTTTATATATTTATTTCCAATATTAATTATTTTTTGGATTATAAAAGCTATCTTTAGATCAAGAAAACGTACTCATCAATCAAAAGAAGACCAAGCATATTATGAACAACATTCATCATATCAAAATCAACAAACAACATATCAAAATCATCAATCATCTGATCCAGATATTATTGATGTCGATTATAAAGTTGTAGATGAAGAGGATAATACCCAATAG
- a CDS encoding DUF5050 domain-containing protein yields the protein MICPRCKSEVNDDMNFCPQCGMKIERCPHCHQPIVSGAKFCSHCGSSVLKNYQESHIEGYYRPLSDIPYTESYHEPEEKVDFQEIKVNKKVNKNILVIAVSIMVVLTAVAYVYIYHGPSLSNHISGGQQSTDQPKDLPLEKMEIGGMTSFATHTGNINQEGHVYQDEDIIYVVNDQGHLVSMDNKLENRKTIINDDCDYINVVGNTIYFTNDDSQLCSISTDGKDKKVVLNKEIYYLIIKDDKAYYQAQDDDLERIYVYDLKTNKETRLNNRNAYNLNVLEDKIYYTSTDGIYVVGLDGKGEEKVLNGKYYNLIYQNQKLYFLSKQATGSISGANINVYDIATRKTEVLIENTGGLMNITDEYIFYTNSSQVMKYNLKTKENTKIYSSGLCESIQIIGDKLILEVQKNSFEKDEYLMIMDFDGQNTQKLFSSQNGDFI from the coding sequence ATGATTTGTCCTAGATGTAAAAGTGAAGTTAATGATGATATGAATTTTTGTCCACAGTGTGGTATGAAAATAGAACGATGTCCTCATTGTCATCAGCCAATAGTCAGTGGTGCAAAATTCTGTTCTCATTGTGGAAGCAGTGTTCTTAAGAATTATCAGGAAAGCCATATAGAAGGATATTATCGTCCTTTAAGCGATATTCCATATACAGAAAGTTATCATGAACCAGAAGAAAAAGTTGATTTTCAAGAAATTAAAGTGAATAAAAAGGTTAATAAAAATATTCTTGTGATTGCTGTATCTATTATGGTTGTTTTAACAGCTGTAGCATATGTTTATATTTATCATGGACCTAGTTTAAGTAATCATATAAGTGGTGGACAACAATCAACAGATCAACCTAAAGATTTACCTTTAGAGAAAATGGAGATTGGTGGAATGACATCTTTTGCAACTCATACAGGAAATATTAACCAAGAAGGTCATGTCTATCAAGATGAAGATATAATTTATGTTGTGAATGATCAAGGACACTTGGTGAGTATGGATAATAAACTTGAAAATAGAAAGACAATTATCAATGACGATTGTGATTATATTAATGTTGTAGGTAATACTATCTATTTTACAAATGATGATTCACAATTATGTAGTATTTCAACTGATGGAAAAGATAAGAAGGTTGTTTTGAATAAAGAAATTTATTATTTAATAATAAAAGACGATAAAGCATACTATCAAGCACAAGATGATGATTTAGAAAGAATTTATGTCTATGATTTAAAAACAAATAAAGAAACAAGATTAAATAATCGTAATGCTTATAACTTAAATGTTTTGGAAGATAAAATATATTATACAAGTACAGATGGTATCTATGTTGTTGGGTTAGATGGTAAGGGTGAAGAAAAAGTATTGAATGGAAAATATTATAATCTGATTTATCAGAATCAAAAACTTTATTTTTTATCTAAACAAGCAACAGGAAGTATTTCAGGAGCAAATATTAATGTTTATGATATTGCAACACGAAAGACAGAAGTTTTGATTGAAAACACAGGTGGTCTGATGAATATAACAGATGAGTATATTTTTTATACAAATAGTTCTCAAGTTATGAAATATAATTTGAAAACAAAGGAAAACACAAAGATTTATAGTAGTGGATTATGTGAGAGTATTCAGATTATTGGAGATAAGTTGATTTTAGAAGTTCAAAAAAATAGTTTTGAGAAAGATGAATATCTTATGATTATGGATTTTGATGGGCAAAATACACAAAAATTATTCTCATCACAAAATGGAGATTTCATTTAA
- a CDS encoding helix-turn-helix domain-containing protein — protein sequence MENINIKFGRRVKELRLIQNISQEELAFRCQLSKNYVSDVERGTRNVTLKVVEKFAQGLKVPVHILFRWHDDIDE from the coding sequence ATGGAAAATATTAATATAAAGTTTGGAAGAAGAGTAAAAGAATTACGTTTGATTCAAAATATTTCTCAAGAAGAACTTGCATTTCGATGTCAACTTTCTAAGAATTATGTATCAGATGTAGAAAGAGGAACAAGAAATGTCACATTAAAAGTTGTTGAAAAATTTGCACAAGGGTTAAAAGTGCCTGTTCACATTCTTTTTAGATGGCATGATGATATTGATGAATAA